In Cicer arietinum cultivar CDC Frontier isolate Library 1 chromosome 7, Cicar.CDCFrontier_v2.0, whole genome shotgun sequence, the genomic window taattatataattgattaaaaaaacgTACCCGATAGTAAAATGGAGAACACTTAAAGAAACACAAACTATAATTTTTGatactataataaaaatgagaataGTTATAATGTccaaactattattttttttttatattttaatatcatcaacataaaaataagacaattatattacattaattataattttttacactTTAATTCTTTCATGTTAGTTTTTTTTGGAAATAAGTTAAAGAAGTTCTCggaatatataatttatacaaaTGATTAAGGTTTgccattaattaattaattaattttttttaatatcttctaaataaaaataagaacaatCATATTATATCAGttatataattgattaaaaaaacataCCCGAGAGTAAAATGGAGAACAAAGaaacacaaattataattttttatactataataaaaatgaaaatagttataatgtccaaactattattttttttatactttaattttttcacaTCTTTTTGAAAATCAATCACTAAAGAAGCTGTGGAAATGTACAATCGATacacaagataaatatttatcactaattaattagttaaaattaatatattttttatatcttttaaacaaaaatgagaataattataatttattataaaaataatacacatgacaaataattgttattaaagaattagttaaaattaatatattttttatatcttttaaacaaaaatgagaataattataatttattataaaaataatacacatgacaaataattgttattaaagaattagttaaaattaatatttttttaaaataatcggGATAAAAATGAGTACAATTTGCAATAAGATTCATCCTTGTTTGAATTGAACAATTTTGaaggaataaataaatgtgtaaTCAATGTATTACTtgactaattaaatttattgaatttgtgcatttttttcCTAGGACCAAATAAGAGGTTATTTGGTGCTTCGGTTATATGCTATTTTGTGTTTTAGAATGGATAATCACCAAATACATTCGAAGTCATgattttatgatattatatttagttcaattgtaaattatacatattaaaaactacacgaactataattaattttgtttgattaacactatttatcattagaaaatatttaagtttaatttatttatattttcatgattatagttatagattaaatttttaaatttcagttATAGTTCATTATTCATTTATGCATATTAAAATGCAACGTTTAGAATGTTGAAGTCATTAATTGAATTTGTCTATATTGGATTAAGGTTAAtatatgaatctgaataaaataaatattgtaatgaGATGAAAATATCAAACGTGCACTTAATCAGCGAGATAAcacaaagaaaaaaacaaatagaaaatagGTTTATGTGAAAAccagtttttaaataaaaatataaataaataaaaaattgatgtagAGGAgagaattaaaactaaaaactaactCTAAATCATTTCGTTCTATGATTGAGAAGAAGAGACAACAAAAACAGTAATAAGTCAAAAAGGTTGTTTATAagtttttaatgatatttaaaatttaaataaacaatacttttttttttctttcaatttatgcTTTTTAggaatagtttttaaaattaaaacactgCTGGGAGGTAATATTTGTCAACCATTTAGATTGTAGAAGAGAAAAACTTAAATGTCATAATATAAAACAACTTGAATTTAATGCAGACTTGAGAAATGAAATAACTCCAAACTTCAATCAAGGAATATACTCAAACTTGCAAGATCCATGACCTgtcattaaacaaagaaaaaaaaaaagatatgaaattgttttataaaaaataaaaagggatAATTTAAAGATAagtaaaataattgaattactTGGGTCATTAGTAGTGGTTATTCCAGCAGCACCGAAATAACAAGAGGCTCCTTTGTGCTTAAACCTCTGATAGTAACTGTTGAAAACATAGGAAGCATGATCCTTCACAGTATTTGGAAGGTAACAAGGATGATTCAATTGTATGTTTGTGCAATCTGCTATTCCCGTTTTACTACAAAGCGTATCCATTGCTTTCTGCACCGCATAATCTGGTGCCTGCGCATCTGCTATGCACCACTGCTGTAAGTCTCCTGAaatttatcaaatcaaatatattatttcaattgtCTTTGCCttctaattaatatatcataaacaTAGCAGAACATTCATTTATGTTACGCTGATTTTACCATATGCCTTTAAAGATAGTGTCGCAAAGACCATAAGTATCAAACTTTTATGCATTAGAGAAGTCATTGTTCTTATAAGAAATTATGATTAGGATATGATTTTATTCATTAACAaacaatatatttatacaaCATATATAGGTACCATCATTATGACTAATATTTGACtatctatatttatttccatgtatatttaaattatattaaaaaaatagattttatgagtttagaatgttttttttatgtatttgaatacCTATTTTACTAACTAATTTTCCATATTTGCTTACGTCATATAAGTTATTTAtgagtttataaatttttttgattaattaatttaagtagtttataatatataatttgccACGTCAATCGGATAGGTTTGCTGGATCGTGGTTCAAAATGTTAAATTTGTTACCAGAATCGAATATAATTGGGTTTAAATGAATAAGTTCGGGTTCAATACAAACTTAAATGAGTTAAATCaaaattgagttgaattgattttgataatcAGGTTTGCGGGTTATCTTTACCCAAGAACACCCCTAATCTTATGATTGTAACTCAACTTGTTTTTTactctttataatttatttattataatttcaaataattaaataaactaaacaaataaataaaaatatatctaactaataaataatgtattattataattttaaactatttataaataacttaaatttaaaatatttaatatttcaaagtaaataatttattttaatttaaataaaatatttaaaaaaaatatgttagatttgtaaattttaaaatactacttttaaaatattttaagctttaattgattatatttactTTTATGTAAGAGtgtttttttatatcattttatatttttaagttaattgaactgataattttattaaatatattatcacCAACTACTCATGAATTAGCTTAATTACCACTATCAACTaattatatcaaataaagtTATATTCTATAAGAGATTAATTATCATATACcgtcaatataaaatattttataatatcaataatttatcatcatttatagttatatataaaactttaaaaataattatatataaaatcaaaaacaaTTAATGATACCAACATTATAATTGATtcacattataaaataaattaaattcattctataacaatattaaaatgTTTACGTGTTAACacttcaaaagttattttctcTTATGCAAACAATCAATGCAACATTTTTTTAGGGACAATAAATGCAACGGTAGATAcaatgaattatttaaattttttggtcaaagattaattatttaaacttatttttttaatatgatgaATCAAACACCCTAATCATTCataatggactaaaataaaattaaaagtatttaaaagaaaaaaaaattaagagactaaagaataatttatttctttttacttATTTCCTCTTCAAACAAAAATGCCTTGTTTTGTTAAGAATTTAAAAGTAAGCCCGATAGCCTTTTCCTTCAAAAAAAACCTTCGGATTTAGCACcggaaaaagaaaattataaatccATATTGTTATTAAACATCTATTAAAAAAGTCATCTAAATCATTAGTAAATTATTATGAAATACGAAAATTATTAAGttgaatatcaaattttaaattttgtacaaatttatttattatgttatttatagaaaaaaaaaacatcaaaatagatttatgtatttatcattttttataaaaaagaataaaacgacaaagataatattttaaatttatcagcacacataattttattttgatgcttgaattttataattttattttatgctagaattttattgaattttattgacAATTATGTGTTCAGTATTTAAAGATGTTATAACAACAAATCAACTTATTCTCACTAAGATTAACAAGTTTGATATTCAATAACTCTTAGTCTATTTTTTAGTAGTATTAATGTCACGCAGCTTCAAGGAATCTACCTAGCATTCCTActttatttcatcttcaattgATTCTTTGTGTACCAAGGTTGCTAAGACTCATATTTAAGTATGTTTTTGCATAATTTAGCAGAAAATCTTTGTACCTTAGACTTGAAAAGACTAACATATAATATCAAACCAACTTATTCTCACTCACATTTACAAGTTTGATATTCAATAGCTCTTAGACTGTTTTTAGGTAGTATTAATTCACACAGTTTAAAGCAACATACTTAGCACTACCACTTTATTTCATCTTCGATTGATCATTTGTGTACCAATGTTGCTAAAACAAGTATTTAAGTATGTTTTTGTATACTCACCTATGGTTTAAGTTACGATAAATAGTTTaagttatttgaaaatattgcTAAGaacttatcaaataaattaaattattttattttattttaattgatgttAGTTAACATATTGTAGGATTGCCTGAAACAAAATCAGCATGATGTGGAATTGGAAAGTTCAATGGAGAAGGTCTATGCTTGAAAGGTTTACAAAGCCTTAATCTTTGTTTGAATCGTGATAATCACTTTGTTTTGGGATTGGTTTCATCCAATTGAATATGCTTTAGTTGGCACACCAGATCCTATTTACATGCGGTACATAGTATCtgatccaaaaaaaaattagttaattaatttgttgattTAGGCTCATAGAGACCGTAAGGGATAATGTTCAATTACTTCAAATTAAAGGAAATGAGAATAATTTTCAAGTATAAAATGAAATACAGATCGATGAGATAAAAACATCTAATTTTGGTCTGGGTGTAGTACGTTTTGCTTAGTAAAAGAAAAGTATACCATTAGCATATGgaattttgagtttaatttttaattaatatgataaTTTTCTAATGGAGAGTAATGTGAATGCTTTTGTAGTTGAAAGGATTGCAGACATTAGTCCTTTAGAACAGATAAACAAAAGATGCATTTGCATTGTCAAAAGTGTAGCGGTCGACCATGGTGGATGTGCCATGTGCGGGTAATGTTCTATTATTTTCATGTCGTTAACGACTTTTTTTTATGCTATAGTATTGTATTGTTTCATGTATTGCTTCTTTACTAATGTTTGATATCATGTATAGATGTCATGATTCCGTTAAATTATTTGGTCTTCGAACAATAATTATTTGTGTTTTCATGTTAAGTataatatattatcaatatactTGATACCATCATGTTACTCATTCGGTTGGGGCATGTTCAATTTGATTCTGCCTATAATTACATTAGTGTTctggttttatttatttgttgtgaCAATGTTACAATTCAATTGATATTTAGTTAATCTATTAATTACTATAATGAAGGGAATACTAAAGTTAGTTAAACTTTGAATATGACTTGTTatattgattcaaatttatccGATGTAATAAATctattttcaattttgatttattttaaccaattttataattaactatttattacaacgtttgattttatattgaaCAAGTAATTGATATAACATTTCCATATAAactgatataacaaaatttaatttcactaatgatattatcaaaatatgcttttatttatttatttattatgaggTGGAAAAAAGAAGATCTTGGATTTTTATATCTCACAAAAACAGTTATTCGTCGCAGGCGTTGCGATAATGTTATTGGTTTTTCTTCACGTTGTTAAAACCTTGTTGGacttatatatattactttacaATGTGTATATTTGTAGTGTGTTGTATATGCTCGTTACAtgcataaattattaatttcttgtgatttttttcaccttttttattgtgttaatcattttttaccaactttcatttaattatatcaCATATTTTTGTTGGGGCTTTATATTAAATTTGCCCGACACTATTGGCCtagaaacaaaaagaaattCATAATGCAGAAACATAATAAGATTTTAGAAAGAATGGACGTGTGCTTGTCAACCATTTAGATTTGCAGAAGAGAGAATATAATGTCATGATATAAAACAACATGAATTTAAAAGACGCAGACagaacattttaatttattggttttgtcAGTGTCTTCATCGTGAGAAAATAAATGACTTCAAACTCCATTCAAGGAATATAATCAAAAATGCAAGCTCCATAGCCTGTCATTAAacaaggaaaaaaaagatatgaaattcttttatgaaaaataaaatggaataatttaaagataataAGAGATAATTGAATTACTTGGGTCATTAGGAGTGAGGTATGCAGCACCATTGAAATAACAAGAGGCTCCTTGGCTCTTAAACCTCTGATAGTAATTGTTGAAAGCATAGGAAGCATGGTCCTTCACAGTATTTGGAAGGTAACATGGTTGGTTCCATTGTATATTTGTGCAATCTGCAGCACCGCCCGTTGTACTGCAAACCCAATCCAATGCTCCCTGCACCACATAATCTGGTGCATTTGGATCAGCTATGCACCACCACTCTTGTAAGTCTCCTGAAATaatatgatcaaaataaataaaaatatatatagcatAATGAAACATATCCTTTTACTTTCACTCATTTTGAAACAATGTCAATTGCTAAACTCTCTTGCAGAAAGTGATAACACAGAAGAACATGAATTTGTGTAATTCTGATTTTACCATATGCCTTTAAAGATAGTGTCACAAACACCATAAGTATCAAGCTTTTGAGCATTAGAGAAGTCATTGTTCTTATAAGAATTTTTGAATCTGATTTGATTTTATTCATTTACAAACAACGCATTTATACAACATATATAGGTACGATcattaatgattaatatttgactgtctatatatatcttttttccATGTATTTGACtatctatttaaattatattttaaaaaaacgaTATAGATAATGTTTGGCGGAGTCATAAAATAAgcttattagttataaaatctgATTCGTGATAGCTATTTACGAGGTTATAAAGTTTTCATAATACCTATTTATGAggtataatgtttttttataagttaattgaaataatttataatttataaattttttctttcaattttacctAGTGTGAATGGGTTGGGTTCGATCAACTTATAATAGTTTATGACTAATATTTGCctgtctatattttttttccatgtATTTGACtatctatttaaattatattaaaaaaaatatagtttatgTTTGGCGAGGTCATAAAATGAGTTTATGAGTTATAAAATCTGATTCATAATAGCTATCAATTTCATTTGAGTTGAGTTGAACTCTGAATCCCTGATTTTTCTATCAAACCTAAAACAAACCGTCCTGATTATGAGTGAGTTTGGCCACTAAAGCAACCGATTTAGGCCTCtatgaaaaacaaaactttTACTTAATCAAAatcctttaaaattaaaacatataaatattttctaaatttaatatggtctcaacaatattaaatcaattaaaaaagaaatattacattatatcaattatattaatttagtgatgtcaaattaaaatttagaaaataagcTTTAGACTAGACATGGCAATGAGGCGGGACAAGTAGGGATGGAAATAGGTTAGGCCATCCGTCAAGGGCCTATGGTTTGCCCTGTTTATggtctggtctgacctatttaataaaaaggttaggctcaaattatttttaaagcgtatttatttaaataggctAGGATTAGGCTTATCAAAAAAAcctaggcttaattgcagttttggtcctcgtATTTTAGTtcaatcgcgaaagtagtcccctcattttgtttctcatcagttttggtcctccaagcagaattttggtccaaaactttatgaaatttcattttttttttttttgcatttatgtAAGTCATATCATGTCTCAAGATCTCGTTTCCAACAATTGTACCTAAAATACATGATCATAAATGttgtagtacggctttaaaaaatgaaatttcatcaaattttggaccaaaattctgtttgggactAAAAccggggagaaacaaaatggggggactactttcgcgattcaggtaacatagggggaccaaaactgcaattaagccaaaaaccTATTAGGCCTAACAGAttgacatatatatattttattatttattaatgttattagttattaatacttattaataatattatttcttattttaaagtctatcaattagacaataaCTTAGTAGTCATTATATATTCGATAGTCGTTCCATATTGGATTGTCgttcaattaggcaatcacttagtaatcgtttcatatttgtttgagaggtaataagcATTGCGTTGTTCCagtaaaaaaatctattttttagggtttaaagagtattttttttcatatttttaaaaaattattttgttagaataattattttttgtttaatatataaacATATGTACATTGGTATGGGTAGAACATCATGTAAATTGGTATGAATAGAGCATGTAACttgatataacatttaaatgttttaatatgaataaggattttaaataggttttcaggtcagaccagacttttagATATCAATATTGGGAAAATTCACAGCCGCATCCAATTTGAGCGGATTTTCTATATCCAAATCAAGACAGATTCGAATGGGTACCCGCAGAAGTAGATTATGTTATCATCTCTACTTTAGATCGCATTTTAAAATTCGTTTTTGTGTTGGATTGAAGAAAATTTTACCTTGTACCCTCATTTCTATATCTATACCccataattttatgaaaatatcaattatatccttaatttgtttttttcttttgttacaatttttccaattcaaagttttttttttttatcattttattttttccgGAGTTATAACAAAGATTTCTAGTAACTTTCGGTAAacttttttgaacaattttgcTATACACCTTATTttcggaaaactttttttaagttttccggAAGGTTtttaccggaaaactttaaaaaaaaatctagtacAAAAGTGAAAAAATGTACTAACAGAAAACTTCATTGGAAAGACTTAAAATTTTCCGGTACATAAGGTGTTTGCGTAAAACTTTAAAACTTTCTAAGAAAGATTTCCAATACacaccatttttttaaaatataataccagaagtaatacaccataaatattttaaataataatatatggttaattgcacttttggttcCCCTATTTTACCTGAATCATGAAAATAATCctcccattttatttcttattagtTTTCGTctgaaacaaaattttggttcaaaatttgaagaagtgTCATTTTTAAAGCTGCACTACCCCAGTTTTGATTATAAATTTCACGTATAATTGTTGCAGCACGAGATCTTAAGACATGACGTGGTTTaaatatatgcaaaaaaaattaaattttattaaattttggaccaaaattctgtttggaaaTCAAAACTGGCGACAAATAAAACATGAACTACTTTCAGGATCCACCTAAAAtagggatcaaaactgcaattaaaccaataatatatcataaatagttaataattaatacactataaatataccattaaataatcaataattaatacactgttaaataattaatacactataaataatacaccataataattaataattattacgtcgtaattaatacaccataaatctTCGTTTCTACGCTATGTTGTGAGATAAATTTTTTCCTATGCAATCATTTCTCCATAGACGACGACAATTCACAGTCACATGTATTCTTCCCACCGCTTCTCTGTCTCTATCTCTAGCCCTACcaactggaaaaaaaaaattagttaaaatcaaataaattaaataaataaaaatataataaaaaattaaaacaaaaatattaatttaaaaaatatttttaaaacaactgATTTAGACCtctatgaaaaacaaaatttttacttaaccaaatttttttaaaaaaaaatgtacttGATAAAACatctcatattttaatatttttaaaattaaaacatataaatatattttaaatttaatattgtctcaacaatattaaatcaattgaaaaaataaatattatatgacATCAATTATACTAATTTAGtgatgtaaaattaaaatttagaaaatacgCTTTAGACTAGACATGGCAATGGGGCGGGACGAGAATGGATTTTTGTCACGCATCCAACTAATCGGAAAAAATCCTCACCCGTCCCCGTTTTTTTGTGGGTATAAAATTGAAACCTCATCTCTACCCGCAACGGGTTCAGGTTTTTTCGCTCACACATATacttattcatatatataaaattataaatttaaaaattatatatatattacaattaatataatcaaattattcttattaaacAATAATCAATTCTGAATTTGGTGGCGGCGGAGGATCTTGGGCGGAGCAAGGGTTTGAGTGGCCATGAGATGAGATGAGGAATGAAGTGAGagaattcaaacaaattaaggGGTCAAGaaaggaaatattttagaaacatCATAcacaaacatttttctttttattattttttaaataaatatatgataacGGTTTGTAATAGTTTCCCACactaattgttaaaaattactttactttgaataattaatttgataatacCAACTTACAATTGTACCGTATAATATCCATATTTACAATATATACGAGTGTTATTTGGAAAATggattctttcaatttttctttattttattttctcgtATTTTTAAGTTTTCACCCTTAAATCTTATTACACATATTGTGCTATGGATTACATTATATAACAACCACAACGGTGTACAAatcttattaaaattatatgtatTATCATACACTTTATGTTGTCTCAAATATAAGAGCAAATGAGTGTTAacaagaataaatatattttatctaaatttgaaataaaatacattaatatttgtTGACCAAACTCTCTTTATATTCAAGACCTGAGggaataatataaaatactcGTCGAGAGAAAAGACAATATCTAAACTAAAAAAAAGGATGTAAGTAGTGCTTAAACACACACTAGTACAATTAAACATTGTTACATTGACAATTTTAGATCGGTTGTTATACACCAAATGTAACAGAAAAAACAATGTCAAATTTAGATCGGCTGATATACACCAAATGGATTTCTTATGTGCTTAAGTACAACTTACAAGAGCTTTCAAGTTTGTCTTTTAGAGCATTTTACTTTCTTTTGAAGGGTAAAATATTTCCCACTTGTATCTATTGTCAAATTACGTTTTTGTTTAATATCCCTGAAGTATAGGGATTCATATGAATatgagtactagtagggatttagttatatatgagtactaaaagagatttagttatatatgagcaGTCCACTTTCATTTGAAAATTATAGCCTTCTAAACTTAGCCTTTTTTACATAGCTTGGTACCTGTATCCTACATTGTAAATTTGAGTTTTACTAGCAATTTGACCATGATATTTTCTATACAACTTGTGTTCAGTATTTAAAGATGTTATAACAACAAATCTACTTATTCTCACTAAGATTAACAAGTTTGATATTCAATAACTCTTAGTCTATTTTTTAGTAGTATTAATGTCACGCAGCTTCAAGGAATCTACCTAGCATTCCTActttatttcatcttcaattgATTCTTTGTGTACCAAGGTTGCTAAGACTCATATTTAAGTATGTTTTTGCATAATTTAGCAGAAAATCTTTGTACCTTGGACTTGAAAAAACTAACATATAATATCAAACCAACTTATTCTCACTCACATTTACAAGTTTGATATTCAATAGCTCTTAGACTATTTTTAGGTAGTATTAATTCACACAGTTTAAAGCAACATACTTAGCACTACCACTTTATTTAAGTATGTTTTTATATGCTCACCTATGGTTTAAGTTACGATAAATAGTTTaagttatttgaaaatattgcTAAGAACTTatcaaataaatgaaattatttaattttattttaattgatgttAGTTAACATATTGTAGGATTGCCTGAAACAAAATCAGCATGATGTGGAATTGGAAAGTTCAATGGAGAAGGTCTATGCTTGAAAGGTTTGCAAAGCCTTAATCTTTGTTTGAATCGTGATAATCACTTTGTTTTGGGATTGGTTTCATCCAATTGAATATGCTTTAGTTGGCACACCAGATCCTATTTACATGCGGTACATAGTATCTGATcccaaaaaaaattagttaattaatttgttgattTAGGCTCATAGAGACCGTAAGGGATAATGTTCAATTACTTCAAATTAAAGGAAATGAGAATAATTTTCAAGTATAAAATGAAATACAGATCGATGAGATAAAAACATCTAATTTTGGTCTGGGTGTAGTACGTTTTGCTTAGTAAAAGAAAAGTATACCATTAGCATATGGAATTtcgagtttaatttttaattaatatgataaTTTTCTTCACGTAAAAGATCTTGGATTTTTATATCTCACAAAAACAGTTATTCGTCGCAGGCGTTGCGATAATGTTATTGGTTTTTCTTCACGTTGTTAAAACCTTGTTGGacttatatatattactttacaATGTGTATATTTGTAGTGTGTTGTATATGCTCGTTACAtgcataaattattaatttcttgtgatttttttcaccttttttattgtgttaatcattttttaccaactttcatttaattatatcaCATATTTTTGTTGGGGCTTTATATTAAATTTGCCCGACACTATTGGCCtagaaacaaaaagaaattCATAATGCAGAAACATAATAAGATTTTAGAAAGAATGGACGTGTGCTTGTCAACCATTTAGATTTGCAGAAGAGAGAATATAATGTCATGATATAAAACAACATGAATTTAAAAGACGCAGACagaacattttaatttattggttttgtcAGTGTCTTCATCGTGAGAAAATAAATGACTTCAAACTCCATTCAAGGAATATAATCAAAAATGCAAGCTCCATAGCCTGTCATTAAacaaggaaaaaaaagatatgaaattcttttatgaaaaataaaatggaataatttaaagataataAGAGATAATTGAATTACTTGGGTCATTAGGAGTGAGGTATGCAGCACCATTGAAATAACAAGAGGCTCCTTGGCTCTTAAACCTCTGATAGTAATTGTTGAAAGCATAGGAAGCATGGTCCTTCACAGTATTTGGAAGGTAACATGGTTGGTTCCATTGTATATTTGTGCAATCTGCAGCACCGCCCGTTGTACTGCAAACCCAATCCAATGCTCCCTGCACCACATAATCTGGTGCATTTGGATCAGCTATGCACCACCACTCTTGTAAGTCTCCTGAAATaatatgatcaaaat contains:
- the LOC105852448 gene encoding glucan endo-1,3-beta-D-glucosidase-like, which translates into the protein MTSLMLKSLILMVFVTLSLKAYGDLQEWWCIADPNAPDYVVQGALDWVCSTTGGAADCTNIQWNQPCYLPNTVKDHASYAFNNYYQRFKSQGASCYFNGAAYLTPNDPRDLQEWWCIADPNAPDYVVQGALDWVCSTTGGAADCTNIQWNQPCYLPNTVKDHASYAFNNYYQRFKSQGASCYFNGAAYLTPNDPSYGACIFDYIP